The following nucleotide sequence is from Drosophila takahashii strain IR98-3 E-12201 chromosome 3L, DtakHiC1v2, whole genome shotgun sequence.
aattcataattttcaaatttttacttaaaaatagtaattttgtcaaaatatttaaaacttttatatttattaaatattaccaCAGATGAATTGCAGAAATAATTTAGGAACTATAAATTGGTTTAATACTCGAAGTACTTTAAAtcttattcaaattaaaatagtcTAGATCAACACAGATATGAATGAATACTTTCATTAAAATCTTAGTACTTTTGAATGAATTCTGAAGCCACCCTCGTAATCTTCTCCCCCATaatgaaagtgaaaaactgttgcagcaacagcaaacaaTTTCGCAGCCGAGGAGAAAACTATTTCAATTGAGGTAGAAAATGAACGACAAGGACATGGCGGCATTTCCCCAGGTTTTTTCTCtcgtattttcattttctttttgccttttatgttttttcttgGTCCTGCCATGAATGGATGCCCACTCCTCTCCATTTCTTTTTGTATGTTTGCAGTTTAAATTGCACTATGAAAGGAATTTTTTGGACTTAAGCATTCGTTTTCATTTGGCTTCTATTTCTTAGTTTCCCTAtctacactttttttttgctcggGATGCCAAGTGGGATAATATGTCAAGTGGCATAAGTCGGGGGAGTGGAGAGCCTGTGCACCTGGCATTGATAGGATCGAAGCAGGTGTCATCCCATTTGGCAACCAGGTCTTAACTTTGCCATTTACGGACGGCTAGCTGTGTTTGTGTTGGCCCGGCTTAGCCCCAGTTTCAGTTTGATTCAAGTTGCAGTGGCAGAAACAGCTGTGGAAAGTGGCCCGATTGAGAAACAGTTGTCCCCGATATTGCCGACTGTTAGACTGGCGGCAGTATAAAAGGGGAACCCGGCTGGCAAACGAGCAGTCAAAGACTGAATCAGCAGCATGTCGACAGTGCTCGCCGTGGCCCTCATCCTGTGTGGATTCCTTCTGGTTGTGTACGGTCAGGATAACACAACTGCCACACCCACGGACTACTGTCAAAGTGGTTTGTGTTCTGTACTGAAAAAACACATTGCCTGCAGGAACAAAGGAGTAAGTTCTCCTTTTATTTCTGGTCTAAATTCCAGaccctattttatttttcctaggAGTTCAGCAAGCAGTGTCCTCCTGACGCCCAGTTGGTCAATCTCAGTGGCTTGCACGACCTGATCCTGGATGAGCATAATGCCCTGCGAAATGTCCTGGCTGCTGGCAAAGTCACGAACTTACCGCAACCCGATCGCATGGCCACACTGCAGTGGAACGACGAACTGGCGGATCTGGCCACACTGAATGTGAAGCAGTGTGCCTTGCAGCACGATCCTTGTCACAATACCCCGGATTTCGCCAACTCTGGTCAGAATCTAGCCTTGATCAACATTACCCTGCTTCAAGGAGAGGGAAATCATACAGATGAGTGTCTCATCAAGGAGTCTATTGGTGGATGGTGGAATCAGAGTGCGAATATCACGAAGGAGCAACTGCAGCGTTTCCCCAAGGGAAAGTTGGGAGAGTGCGTTTGACTTGAGTTGGTTTAAATTCTCTATTTGATATTATGTTTCCCCCAATCAGTTCCATTCGCAATTTCGCCGTTATGGCCCGTGACAACAACACTTTCGTGGGCTGTGCCGCTCTGCGGTTCGAGAAGCCCGCGGGACATCCTCAATTTCTGTTGGCCTGCAACTATGCCAGCAATTATATCCCAGATTGGCCAATCTACCGGGAGAAAGCCATCGGCTGTCAGTCGGGCTCCGACAGCAAATATTCAGCGCTCTGCAAGGCTGGAGAGCAATACCAGGAGCTGCCGAGCGAGGAGAGCACCAAGGCGAAGAGTTATTGGAGGCTGTAGGAGTGCCAAAAATAACACCTAGCCGAAAGGGTTGGAGTGGGCGGAGGTGCACTCACAGTCTATTTAACATGTTGATTTGTGTCACAGTGCGTGGCGGTCATATATCATCTCACAGCCGCATTAGCACAGACACCTGAAGAGGCAGTGATGCCAGCATGTGAGAAAAAACGATATgtcggtatttaaaaaaataataaaatttgaaaGCGAGAATAGAGAAttcaatgttttttaaataaacgattttatatttagtaaataaatagtaaatagATTATTTGAATATGCCTGGAgtctataaaattttaaagtaatatttttataacattttataatctttttaactatatattttaactaaCCCATCTCAGAGAATAAATTATCAAACTCCTTACACATTTTCAATGTCATtatccttaatttttaatatcataATGACATTATCGTCCAAAACTCTATGTTTACACACCCAAAGAAATAGCTTTTAAATGGCTGAAACTACAAGTCAGGCACTCTCACACACATTTTGCCCCACTTTGCCTCCCCCACATCGTCATCATCCTCATCAGCAGCTAAAATATGATACGCGTTGTTTGGGTATGAAGAAAAAAGCGAACGAGACGACGACAAGTTGGCATCTAATTTTAACGTCAAtatacaaaatgtaaaaacgTGTCTTCATCAGCTCGTAATATGGACCCCGCCCCATCCCGCCGCCGCCACTCAAATCCCTAAGTGCCTATTAATAATGCTGCCTCGACGAGGGgctaaaaagaaaatgttttccttGGCTCTGCTTTATTTTTAGTGTCCATCCGCGATGAGGCCTACGTTTAATATGCCGTTACTTTGTCAAATCCGAGGCTCATTAAAGTCAGGCGAGAAAAATAGGCAGcatttttgttcattttttcCGTCGCGATAATTAATTTCGTACTAATGCCGGCCACATTCATTATggcttaattaaaattcaactgGAATTAGTTTCCAGCACCTCGAAAAGCGACCATTATGAACTTATCAAgccgaaaatatataaatatgtatgtcgCTTTATATCTCCATTTTTTGTGCTAATTACGTTTTAGtgcagtttttgtttttgttttgttcattttgccggaatattaaaatcactaaagtgctgtttttgttgttgctttgggCCCTCATTAAATGCGTGTAAAACTAACATGGCCAACAACATATTTCACGCGGCTCATAAAAGCATAAATACacgcataaataaaataatgtacattgcacactgggccagaaagttaattttttggccaaaaatctgtaatttctttcctaggacagttagaaggatgcagttttttgcgtttttttcttaaaagattgaactttccaacgaactaaaagtaaaatttcttggaattttatatgatatagataatccagaccaaagtcggaaaattttacgtacttttcggttttttaaatttaaaaaaataactagaagacgcacttcttccattttcgaaaacaataaagtatgagataaaacaaactaacaaaaattaacatcactaaaaaatattatgtcacttaaaatttatgaaccgttaaaaagtgcaactttcggaggctcccacatcaacgtgtatcaaacaatcgatttaaaaaaaatttctatttttttgttcttgttaccttttaagttttatataatcaaattatgtaaaaaaaaatgtttaaaaatattgtttttttgatttgtttaatgttaatattctgaagtcatcacaaaagtatgctacatttttatttgcatagtcctgattaaatagatagatataggtttggaaaataccataatcgattagtgtacgtaaaaagtagattttagatgttagtcacactaaaatcaaatttttgagcgcaaaatgttcaccaaaacctgaagaaataaagtatggcatactcttgggctctcttagctaagctcttcaaaatagctcgacttcgagttaagccttcaattaaaacttaaattaccgaaaactaaggcaaaaccgcatcgagtcggtgggctacgcttttagtaaattgatcaacgaatttttttttgaaggaatgaactaatttggggatggcactcgaaggcactcgaaaagcaaagtactcatttgctgaaaaaaagcgtaaaaattaacaattacatttattttagcaaacaagcAAGACATAagagctatattatattttttacttgttgaaaataatcccttctgcaagtttcggaaagaagtcgaacagcaacatcagcatctttgacttctaaattttttttcatttccatcaatattttatgaatttttcactttgaaaatatggtaaaagaaaactacttgcccgaattctttgaaactttggcataaattagtttaatgtattataaaaaggatcccaaactcaattcggtcattttcttaaaaaagaaaaacgtatttttggccaaaaatctgatcggctggcccagtgtgcattgTACAAAGTTGCGTCAGTGGTCGGAGTGATATAAATTATTCTTCTAGGACAACGATGTGGGTTTTTTTAGGGTTTGATGgatgtttttgctttttatagggtgccatttatttggaaatattctcaaatacataatttttaaaataaatataaaactattaatttattgttcTTTCAGATTAAGATGATTAAATGTGGtcgtaaaaagtttttcagtTCTTAAATATGCCGTCTTTTAATATGgcgtataaaatatttatattcataGATTTTGAA
It contains:
- the LOC108056661 gene encoding antigen 5 like allergen Cul n 1; translation: MSTVLAVALILCGFLLVVYGQDNTTATPTDYCQSGLCSVLKKHIACRNKGEFSKQCPPDAQLVNLSGLHDLILDEHNALRNVLAAGKVTNLPQPDRMATLQWNDELADLATLNVKQCALQHDPCHNTPDFANSGQNLALINITLLQGEGNHTDECLIKESIGGWWNQSANITKEQLQRFPKGKLGDSIRNFAVMARDNNTFVGCAALRFEKPAGHPQFLLACNYASNYIPDWPIYREKAIGCQSGSDSKYSALCKAGEQYQELPSEESTKAKSYWRL